The genomic stretch TTGAGGCGTGCGTCACCGACAGTCGCGCCGCCTGAGCGGCCGTCCGCTCCGCATCGGCTGCGGGGCCGGCTACTCGAACGACCGCGTCGAGCCCGCCGTCGAACTGGTCGAACGCGGCGACCTCGACTACCTCGTCTTCGAGTGCCTCGCCGAGCGCACGATCGCCCTGGCGCAGCAGGCGAAGGCGCGCGATCCGCAGGCCGGCTTCGATCCCCTTCTGCGCCAGCGCATGGAGGCCGTGCTCGCGGGGTGCCACGGGCGCGGCGTGACGCTCGTCACCAACATGGGAGCGGCGAATCCGCAGGCCGCCGCCGGCTGCGTGCGTGACGTGGCCAGACGAGCCGGTCTGACGGATCTGACCATCGCCGTCGTGACCGGCGACGACGTCACGGCGATGGTGGCCAACGGGCCATATCGCTCCATCGAGTTGGACGAACCATTCGATCCCGGTTCCGTGGTGTCGGCGAATGCGTATCTTGGAGCCGATCCCATCGTCGAAGCACTCCATCGAGGCGCCGACGTCGTCATCACCGGGCGGGTGGCCGATCCGTCGTTGTTCGTGGCACCGATTCTCACGGCGTTGGGGTGGGCCGGCGACGATTGGCCGCGCGTCGGGCTCGCAACGCTTGCCGGCCACCTGCTCGAATGCGCAGGGCAGGTGACCGGCGGCTACTTCGCCGACCCCGGAGTGAAGGACGTCCCGCACCTCGAACGCCTCGGGTTCCCGCTGGCCGAGATCACCGCGGAGGGCGGCATCGTCGTGACCAAGGTGTCCGGATCCGGCGGGCTGGTGAACACCGCCACGTGCACCGAGCAGCTGCTCTACGAGGTCCACGACCCGGCCGCGTATGTGACGCCTGACGTCGTGGCCGACTTCAGTGGCGTGACCGTGGAGGCGGACGGCGTGGACCGGGTTCGCGTGTCCGGCGCGGATGGACGCCCGAGGCCCGAGATGCTGAAGGTCTCCGTCGGGCAGCACGACGGGTGGAT from Vicinamibacterales bacterium encodes the following:
- a CDS encoding acyclic terpene utilization AtuA family protein: MRHRQSRRLSGRPLRIGCGAGYSNDRVEPAVELVERGDLDYLVFECLAERTIALAQQAKARDPQAGFDPLLRQRMEAVLAGCHGRGVTLVTNMGAANPQAAAGCVRDVARRAGLTDLTIAVVTGDDVTAMVANGPYRSIELDEPFDPGSVVSANAYLGADPIVEALHRGADVVITGRVADPSLFVAPILTALGWAGDDWPRVGLATLAGHLLECAGQVTGGYFADPGVKDVPHLERLGFPLAEITAEGGIVVTKVSGSGGLVNTATCTEQLLYEVHDPAAYVTPDVVADFSGVTVEADGVDRVRVSGADGRPRPEMLKVSVGQHDGWIGEGQISYGGPGAVARARLAAEIVAGRLALVGPVPIDVRYDLIGVDALHGGVSRPVGEPYEVRLRVAARVSTEAEAWRVAREVESLYTNGPFGGGGASTTVKPVLAMRSTLLPRSAVAWRVDYETV